attcccatccccactcccattcccatgcccatccccatccctaGCAGTGCTCTGTGTAGCCCAGGCCAGCCTGGCcagctgtcccagtgccacttTCGGGTCCAtcccccctccccgagccccgGGGGCTGCACTCACCAAAGTCACTAGTGCAAATGGCCATCAGGATCTCGGTGTCGTTGCACGGTCGGCACGCACCTGCGAGGCCAAGCACAGCCCGTCACCACCCGGGGGACAACACCCTCATCCAGCCCCTCCTTACCCCTGCGAGCACCcggcaggggaaggggaaactgaggcaggatAAGGCGCTCACCTTCGGCGCTGAGGCTGGCGGTGGGCAGCGCCGGGCGGGCCAGCCAGTCCCCCCGCAGCTCGTAGCGGAAGGCGGCAATGCGGCGGCTGATGTCGGGGTGCGGGGTGGCCTGCAGGAACAGAGCCACCTTCTCCTGGGGCAGCCAGCTGAAGCAGCGGGCGTGGGGCCGGGGGgcttctggcagcagcagctctagCACCCCCTCCCTCTCCAGGTAGAGCTGAGCCCCCCGGAAGGTCCCGGTGGGTTTGATGCAGACGGTGATGTGCGGGGGGCTCCTGCCCTTGACGGCGGCGCTGGTGGGGGGCAGGCGGGGGGCCAGGCGGAGGCGGAGGGCCCCCGTGGGGTACAGCCATTCCAGCGAGCCCTCGGCacagtgcagggacagctgctccACGCTGCCAGCCTCCTGTGACAGCCCGCTGTGGGGCACAGCACCTCGTCAGCCGGGACCCCCAGGTGACAGGGACCCCACAGCCCGTGTCCCCCgccacagcagcaccctgcaCTCCCGAACAGCCACTCCACAGAAGTGTGCGGGATGGCCACAGGCAGGAACAGCACCAAACCCTCGATGACTTCGACTTGGGGTTCAACCACTTCATTTTGAGGTGCTTGTGCTCCCCCAGCATCTTTTGGAAGGAGCTAAGGGGCTGGGGGGCcgcagcagcacagccctcttCACACCCAGTGTGGGGTCCCAAACCACCCCAGAGTGGCCACAACCTCGGGGTCACCTGTTCCCACTTTGGGGATACCCAGGGGATGCTGGGGTCCCACTCTCACACAGGATGCCCGGAGCCCCTTCTTTCCCGCGGCGTTGTGGGGGGGACACGCCTGGATGTCAGCCCGGGGGGAGCGGCGACAGTCGGGGGGCTGCTTTGTCCCTGACAGGGCGCTGGTGGCTGCGTGACCCCCATGTCCCCCACGCCCCCCGCGTGGGGCAGCCCCTCCTGGCGGGCCCCGGCTCTTTGTTCGGAGTCCGGCGCCTTCGGGCGATGCTTAGGGCCCTGCCGGGGGCCGGAGGTCCCGCTGgccacagggatggatgggttTCACGGGTGGGGGGCTCAGGGAAGGGGTCCCGGAGAGGCGGAGAGCCCCGCAGGGAGACCAGCATCCCTGAAAGCAGGGGGGATCGGCACCCAGGGgtgaggaaactgaggcaggcgCAGGTTCCCAGCATCCCACCCGTACCCTCCCCACGGATGCTGGAGGGGTTCAGCCCTAGGAtggaaggggggggggggggcggggagaGCAGACTCCCCCTCCCCCATGAACCTGCCTGATCCTGGGACCCGCGTGTGCCAtccccgcccgcccggcgcgCTGCCCCCGGGGCCGCTGTTCCCGCTGCCGGTTTTCCCGGTGCGGCGTTCCCGGTGCGGCGTTCCCTGTGCCGGTGTTCCCGGCGCCtacctgcccctccagctgcactggtccgccgcgccgccgccgatggctgcccccagcccggccAGGCACAGCGCCCGCAGCACCCACATGGCCGCgcccgcggcggccccgggcggcccggcccggcccggccctgcccgcaCCGCTGCCCGcaccgg
The genomic region above belongs to Vidua chalybeata isolate OUT-0048 chromosome 16, bVidCha1 merged haplotype, whole genome shotgun sequence and contains:
- the METRN gene encoding meteorin, with translation MWVLRALCLAGLGAAIGGGAADQCSWRGSGLSQEAGSVEQLSLHCAEGSLEWLYPTGALRLRLAPRLPPTSAAVKGRSPPHITVCIKPTGTFRGAQLYLEREGVLELLLPEAPRPHARCFSWLPQEKVALFLQATPHPDISRRIAAFRYELRGDWLARPALPTASLSAEGACRPCNDTEILMAICTSDFVIRGSIRSVSNDAELQESIIGVSATRIHRQKFPLFQAGGRLGWPVGSIRTPLRCGVKPGPGTFLFMGWLHFGEAWLSCAPRYRDFQRIYEGAQRTRQNPCEFPVD